In Embleya scabrispora, the DNA window CCACCTCGCCGGCCGGAGCAGACGCGCGTCGCGTTCCGCGAGCAGCACCAGCACCAGACCGGTCCGGGCCTCGCATTCGCCCCGCGTCGAGCCGACCCGGCGGGCCAGCCTCAGCGCGACCGTGTGATGCCGAAACGCGAGGTCGCGTTGCCCCTGCGCCCGGGCTATCTCGCCGAGCACGTTCAAGGCGTGTGCCCGACACCGCGCGTCGCCGCCGGCACACGCCAGCCGCAGGGCCTCGCCGCCGTGCCGGGCCGCGGTGCCCAGTCCCCCGCGTTCGAGGTAGGTCCGGGCCAACACGGCCTCGATCGCGGCCTGGTCGTGGGCCGTACCGCCGGATGCCAACGCCTGGGCGAGGTAGCTGACGGCCCGCTCGGCCCGGCCCTGGTCGTGCGAGACCAGGCCCAGCCGCCACAACGTTCGGGCGATACCGGGGCCGGATTCGCCCGGCTCGACGAGGCGGGCGTCGCGCAGCGCGACCAGCAACTCCTCGCGGGCCTCGTCCAGCCGGCCCGCCCGGTGCAACTCGGCCGCCAGATCCCGTCGCACGCACGCCGCCGCCCGCAGTCCGCCGAGCCGGTCGGCCAGGTCGCGCGCGGTGGTCAGCACCTCGACGGCCCTCGCGCCGTGCCGCTCCACGCCGATCGCGAGCCCGAGGCCGCGCAGGGCGGCCAACCGTTGCCAGGGCTCGCTCGTCGCGATGTCGCGTTCGAGCGCCCGGGTGAAGTACAGCCGTGCCCGGGTCGAACGCCCCAGGCCCAGATGGGCGAAACCAAGCCCGATCAAGGTGGCCGCGGACCACCCGCGCCCGGCGCGTTGTTCGGCCGCCCGTGCGGCCAGGGCGCAGCGCAGCGCCTGCTCGTGGTGTCCGCCGTCGGTCAGGTAGGGACCGAGCAACGCGGCCAACTCGATCGCCGGGCATTCGGTGTCACCGGCCTCCACCAGGGCCACCAGTGTCGCCCGCTCGGCGTCGAGCCAGGCCGAGGCGGCGCGGGCCTCGGCGAAACGCGCCGGCGCGTCGCCCGATCCGGGGAGCTCCGGGAAGGTGCCCAGGCCGAGCCGGCGCACCGCCTCCCGCACGCCCGCGAACAGCCATTCGTTCATGCGGCGCGCGGCCCGGGTCCGCTCGTCCGGGGCATCCGCGGTGCGCGACAACTCGGTGGCGTACGCGCGCGTGAGTCCGCGCAGCCGGAACCGGCCGGGGCCGCTGGGGGCGACCAGGTGGCCGGCGGCGAGCCGGTCGAGGATCTCCTGGGCCCGTCCGTCGTCGGCCAGGCCCGCCAACACCCGGACGGTGGCGGTGCCGAAATCGGGTCCGGGAGTCAGCGGCAACAGCCGATACACCCGCGCGGCCTGGGGCGAGAGCAGCGCGGCCGCGGCCCGGAAGGCGTCGCGCACGCCGGCCCGGGGGCCGTGTCCCAGGGTGAGCCGACTCAGCGGGTCCCCCTCGCGCAACCGGGCCACGTAGTCCGCGACGCGGCACCGGGGATCGGCGGCGAGCGTCGCCGCGGCGATCCGCAGGGCCAGCGGCAGGCGGTCGCACAGCCTTGCCAACTCCGCCGCGGCCTCGGGCTCCGCGGCGAGCCGGGCCCTACCCAGCACGCCTTCGAGCAGGGCGGCCGATTCGCTCTCGGTCAGTTCGTCCGACAGCGCGAACAGTCGGGCACCGCAGGACGCGCTCAGTTCCGGAAGCTCCACGCGGCTGGTCACCAGGACCGTCGAGCCCGCGGTGCCCGGCAGCAGCAGCGTGACCTGCTCGGCGCGGGTGACGTCGTCGAGGAGCAACAGCACGCGGCGGTCCGCCAGTTGGGCGCGCAGCGCGGCCGCCCGTGCCTCCAGGCCGGGCGGCACCCGGCAGGAACCGCACGCGCTCAGGAGTTCCGCCAACACCTCGGCCGGATCGCGGGGGCTGTCGTCGGTGCCGCTGAGCCGCACGTACCACTGGCCGTCCGGAAACTGTCCGCGCAACCGGTGCGCGGCCCGCAGCGCGGTCGCCGTCTTCCCCGCTCCCGGGCCGCCCGAGAGCACCACGACCGGCGACGCGGGCAGCCCGTGGTGCGGCGTGGCGGCCTCGACGATGCATCCGAGTACCGCCTCGCGCCCCACGAAATCGCGCTCGTCCCTGGGCAGTTGGTACAGCGAGGTCCACGAGCCGCGGGTGTCGGCCGGCGCCGTGCGGTGTTTGGCGGCGGACTCGGCGGGCAGGGCCGGCGCACCGCTGAGGATCGCCCGTTGCAGACGCACCAGCCGTTCACCGGGATCGATGCCCAGTTCCTCGTTCAGCCGGTCGCGGACCTCGGCGTAGGCGGCCAGCGCCTCCGCCTGCCTGTCGC includes these proteins:
- a CDS encoding AfsR/SARP family transcriptional regulator, whose translation is MTTASFPVYRSPAVRGGGDGATSPDPDRGSPDRADFLILGPLEVVVDHRSVPLRAPKQRSLLACLLLHAGQTVGVEKLLGHLWEGNPPASGRNALHVHMNRLRQTLERAGGERLIHTVPEGYRISIAASALDLNRFDDLVERAERARQADRPREEADLLAAALALWRGPALDDVPAEALQREAVPVLTERRLRAAERYFDVGLFLGRQDRILAPLREMTAEHPYRERFWYQLILTLYRCDRQAEALAAYAEVRDRLNEELGIDPGERLVRLQRAILSGAPALPAESAAKHRTAPADTRGSWTSLYQLPRDERDFVGREAVLGCIVEAATPHHGLPASPVVVLSGGPGAGKTATALRAAHRLRGQFPDGQWYVRLSGTDDSPRDPAEVLAELLSACGSCRVPPGLEARAAALRAQLADRRVLLLLDDVTRAEQVTLLLPGTAGSTVLVTSRVELPELSASCGARLFALSDELTESESAALLEGVLGRARLAAEPEAAAELARLCDRLPLALRIAAATLAADPRCRVADYVARLREGDPLSRLTLGHGPRAGVRDAFRAAAALLSPQAARVYRLLPLTPGPDFGTATVRVLAGLADDGRAQEILDRLAAGHLVAPSGPGRFRLRGLTRAYATELSRTADAPDERTRAARRMNEWLFAGVREAVRRLGLGTFPELPGSGDAPARFAEARAASAWLDAERATLVALVEAGDTECPAIELAALLGPYLTDGGHHEQALRCALAARAAEQRAGRGWSAATLIGLGFAHLGLGRSTRARLYFTRALERDIATSEPWQRLAALRGLGLAIGVERHGARAVEVLTTARDLADRLGGLRAAACVRRDLAAELHRAGRLDEAREELLVALRDARLVEPGESGPGIARTLWRLGLVSHDQGRAERAVSYLAQALASGGTAHDQAAIEAVLARTYLERGGLGTAARHGGEALRLACAGGDARCRAHALNVLGEIARAQGQRDLAFRHHTVALRLARRVGSTRGECEARTGLVLVLLAERDARLLRPARWHARAAVGTAVRAGHPLIYARACHTLHAVSTASSATGATRPRRAETVSRACVFVVQADRTEPAPPRRLPAPPAFRQQEASAPALIGPGRTRRTCRDATRRETGEREALEDSA